A region of the Lycium barbarum isolate Lr01 chromosome 1, ASM1917538v2, whole genome shotgun sequence genome:
TGTCTACTGATGATGAAATTTCGTTCAAATTTAACAGCAGCTCTTTTTTCACTTCCATTGGAAGGTCCACTGCCTCGGATCCATTTTCTATGACAATTTCTAGCAACTGAAAATACAATGGGAAAAAAAGGGACATGATATAGTCGGTATAAAAAGCTAATTCCATTTAAACTTCAGCTTAAGTGGTCCACACTTCATAGATGCAATAGAGGATGATTTCTGGAAGAAGCATATAATCCGAAAATtggtttttggaaaataaaatgCAACCAAAAGGCTCTTCCAAgaacaattcttttttttttttttttatgacatgggaacccgcagccgctacccttccaAGAACAATTCTTCCAGCACAAACAAAACAAATTCGTTCAGTACCCTATACAAACACAATTTTTTTCCAAAAGATAAACCAAAAACAAACTAAAAGCAGAATGGTTTGGCAGTCCAGAGACGACCTACCTAATTGAATAATTCACCAGAGGAACAGCATTTAAAAGCCTAAATGGATGATAGAAGGTTTAGGTTTAGATTTTAAGTGGTTAAGCACCAGATGGTAATACTTGAAGTATTATGTAATTTGAGTCCCCCTTCCTAGATACAATTAATGTGATAAATGTATCATTTGTCAGTTTTACAGTAAAGATGCAGTTCCCGTTATCTTACAACTGCATAATATTGAAAAGGAAATGAACAGTTTGAGCAGGAATTTTCCATTAGATAAAATAGAAAAAGTTCCAGCGGCAAACTAAAAGGAAAACTGACAGATTGTATCTTATTTATCAACATGTTACAGGAAAGTCAAAATTTACTTGAGCTCAATCCAAAAGGGAGAGAAAAATTTGTTTAATTCtcttcatagtgtggcttattTTCTTGATGAAAGCAAGAAAGCAAAAAGAACTAGTCAGAGCCGATTACCTAATTGAACACACAATACCCCAAAATAAGTACATGTATTGAAAGCCAAGAAAATAAGGCACACTGTCAAGAGAGCAAAATAAGCAAGAAATTCCCTTTCTAGGCTGTGCAATTTCAAAACAACAGACAACTTTCACAAATAAAAAAGTGAGTGAGAAGAATTTCAgaactcacccccccccccccccccgccctcaCACCCCACCTtcctaaataaataaataaaactgtGAATTTCAATAGTCCTTATGAAATTCTTTAATTACAAGGGAATGTACAAGCTTTCACGTGATTTTCAAATGTAATAAATATAACAAAATATTCATGATTAGATAGCACTGTTCTTAAAGGATCggttgggacagagggagtaaatgTTGATACAGGTTAATAATCAAAATAGTATTCCTCATATCTCCATGACTGTCAGACAAGAGCAAACAGCATGGCATCTCTACCCATAGATTAAGTTCCTTCAGTCGTGATACATTAATAGTATCAAAAAAACGAATTAGAAAGGCAGTGCCGAACAATACGTCCAAATATGTTTTTACCTCAAACCAACAAAAGGATACTAATCAATATAGGTTATTAGTCACAGTAAATCATACTAAAACTATATGAATTTTTTAAGCAATCATCTGCACAGATTCTCTACTTTCACGACTCACTCTGGGATAAGAAAACTATATTAACATAAAGCCACGAAAGCTGCTACGAGGGCATTAGAGAAATTTGTACCTGTTGGACCCAAGACAAACAGATGTCTGTCAAGTTTGGCTCCAGAAGAAACTGGGCAACAGCATGCAACGCCTCACTTGCCACCTCATTTGACAGTTGATCAATCACCGGGCCTGATCTATCCATCAGCTTCACAAGCAAGAAATCATCTCCAGTAGACAAAACTTCAGAAAAAGCTGAATCCATATCACCCACAGAAAATGCATCCATTGCATTGGTCCAGGAAGTCCAAACTGGATCGCGCTCTTGCAGATTATTGTCATCTGTTAGTGCTTCAGCCTCTAATTCTGGAATAGCTACTCTAGTACCTCGAGCAGTTCCATTGTCGTCACCTGCCACTCGGATTGCCTCCAAGGTTGCTTCATCCTTTGAAGCTTGCCAGATACTTCTGGCAGAAGGTCCCTCACCAAACCTAACCGGCCCCGCTCCTTTGGCCCATCCTTTCCTAGAGCCTGATTGCCCATTCTTACCATATGAATGAAAGTCCCAAGCATCGGGATTATCAGATCTACGTGGTGGACTCCTTCCCCTCATACCCAATGAATTACTGTCAGATGGTACAAACCTCTCTCCAAATGGGACGCTCCCTTCACTACCTCTACCTAGCTTGGTACTACTAGAGTAATCATGGAAGCCATTATACTTCCCGAGAGGCGGCCTATTAAGAGATTCATCAAATCTCGCCGTAAAAGTAGTACCTCTTCGACCTGCTGAAAGAGATAAATCACGTGCCATGTCTTCAACAACTCTTTCAAGGCCACGGACTCTGTTCTCAAGAGCTACCATGCTACCGTGAGATCCACCCATGAAATCCTGCAATTTTGGGAGAACTATTGGTAGAGAAGTGGCTACTGAAaccattttttggaaaaaaataacTAATTAGGCAAACCTGCAACATATTCGTCAGATGAGCCTGTTGTCTCTCCAGAAGTAACAATTGTCTTTGAATAGCAAGCCAGTTTCCTTTGATAGCCATAAATCCTTCAGGTGGGCCAGCATTTTTTGCAAAACCAGCACGGTAACTGGATTGTTCCCTCTGATTCAAATCTCCCTCATCAACAGTATCATGTTCTCTGCCACTTACCCCAGAAGTTTGACTTTCCGTGTTACTGTTCTTAGCATCAAGCTGGCTTGTCCTTACTATTTTCTGTCCTGTTTCTGCTTTGTCTGGCTCAGACTCTACTTCAGTTGGTGCATTCGATGCATTAAGACATTGACGAGGGACAACCACTTCGACAGGCAAATCGCTTGATTTCCGTTCTTCAAGTTTCTGAAAGAATTCTGGGTTCAATTTTCTGTCTGACAAAGGTGGAGCTCTCTTCTTTAATATGCCCACTGTTTTATCAGAAAAGTTGTTATCCTTAGTTTTGGTAATAAAATCATTTGAAAAAGTTTTAGATGAATCCTATACCAAAGTCGCATTCCACTCACCAGCATTTCGGAGGTCCTTCCTTTCTGACGATCCGGCAGATTCAGAAGATTCGCCATCTGAAAGGACACTCCCATTAAAGCAGGAAATAAATCTCTCAGATTTATAGCAGCAAATAAAAGCTCATGCTTCCCCGCTTACCAAGACATGAAGCTTTCTGATCATCTGTGACTCCATCTTCTTTCCCTGCAATTTTCTTCCAGTGCTGCAGAGCCTCCAACATACTATCTCTCACAGGTTTTATCTGGAAAACCCAAATACCTTTTAGATTTGCAAGAACAAAATTACCTCTAATGACGAACAAAATTACCTCTAATGACAAACAAAAAACATATACTTATTTGATGAGTTGAATGTAGCCACAAAATTAACATTTAGCATATCGTTGCCATCTGTTTTCAAACTTCAAGTTCAAGGTTATAGTTAATCTAATCTCATTCAAGTTTTCATTTTGGTTCATCAGAATCCAGTGTATATTTCATATGGAGATGCTCCATGATAATTGTGTCAACAGAGGTGTTATTATTGCATTACATGACATACATAAGGTACAACCATTTACAGATCATCCACCAACGTTAGCACCTTCGATTTTGGCCTTCAGCTCCAAACTTATACCAAACTAGGGCAACATTGGCTAGacatgatctttttttttttttttttgataagtaagagtTTTATTAATATGGTCCCAAGATGGTACAGGACCAAGTACAAGACAGAGCTATCACATctccacaatcatactacattgcCCCCCTAAAAGATCCAAAAAGTCCAAAT
Encoded here:
- the LOC132628225 gene encoding microtubule-associated protein TORTIFOLIA1-like encodes the protein MASQIPKSSKPTSEKTVYSSRSNSSSVSTHLAMIELKQRILTSLSKLSDRDTHQIAVEDLEKIIQNLSNDGVSMLLNCLYDATNDVKPAVKKETLRLLPTVCSSHLESAATHLTKIIANIVKRLKDSDSGVRDACRDAIGSLSSMYLKGEGESSGGVALFVKPLFEAMNENSKTVQSGAALCMAKIVECASEPKPLLAFQKLCPRICKYLNNPNFMAKASLLPVVSSLSQVGAIAPQNLEPLLQTIHECLSNTDWATRKAAADTLSALALNSSNLIAGGATSTLTVLEASRFDKIKPVRDSMLEALQHWKKIAGKEDGVTDDQKASCLDGESSESAGSSERKDLRNAVGILKKRAPPLSDRKLNPEFFQKLEERKSSDLPVEVVVPRQCLNASNAPTEVESEPDKAETGQKIVRTSQLDAKNSNTESQTSGVSGREHDTVDEGDLNQREQSSYRAGFAKNAGPPEGFMAIKGNWLAIQRQLLLLERQQAHLTNMLQDFMGGSHGSMVALENRVRGLERVVEDMARDLSLSAGRRGTTFTARFDESLNRPPLGKYNGFHDYSSSTKLGRGSEGSVPFGERFVPSDSNSLGMRGRSPPRRSDNPDAWDFHSYGKNGQSGSRKGWAKGAGPVRFGEGPSARSIWQASKDEATLEAIRVAGDDNGTARGTRVAIPELEAEALTDDNNLQERDPVWTSWTNAMDAFSVGDMDSAFSEVLSTGDDFLLVKLMDRSGPVIDQLSNEVASEALHAVAQFLLEPNLTDICLSWVQQLLEIVIENGSEAVDLPMEVKKELLLNLNEISSSVDMPEDWEGATPEQLLLQLASAWDIDLQELEK